In Paenibacillus sp. FSL M7-0420, a single genomic region encodes these proteins:
- the cysI gene encoding assimilatory sulfite reductase (NADPH) hemoprotein subunit yields the protein MANNEPVVKPIGGPPSDVEHIKLESNYLRGALVETLSNPITGGLPEDDNRLLKFHGSYMQDDRDLRSERERSKLEPAFQFMLRIVAPGGVASAAQWLVMDELAHKYGNGTLRLTTRQAFQMHGVLKWNLKKTIRTVNDTLMTTLAACGDVNRNVMSGPNPYQSEVHAEVQEWANKISDHLAPRTRAYHEIWLDGEKVVDSKVVEPIYGPVYLPRKFKIGLAVPPSNDVDVFSQDLGFIAILEDGKLAGFNVSVGGGMGMTHGDTNTYPQLGRIIGFCRPEQMIDLAEKTVTIQRDYGNRSVRKNARFKYTIDRHGLEWFKGELHERLGWTLEPARDYHFDHNGDRYGWVKGMDGKWNLTLYIQSGRIQDQEGYPLMTGLREIAKIHSGDFRLTPNQNLIIGGVTQAKKRKITELAKQYGLTDGAHHSALRRSALSCVALPTCGLAMAEAERYLPHLLDKLEVIIDEAGLRNEEIIIRMTGCPNGCARPALGEIAFIGKGPGRYNMYLGAGFTGDRLNKLYKENIDEREILDTLGPIIHGYARERIAGEHFGDYVIRSGYVKAVTSGLNFHD from the coding sequence ATGGCAAACAATGAACCAGTGGTGAAGCCGATTGGCGGACCGCCGAGTGATGTTGAACATATTAAGCTGGAGAGCAATTATCTGCGGGGGGCGCTAGTAGAGACCCTCAGCAATCCGATTACAGGAGGTCTGCCGGAGGATGACAACCGGCTGCTGAAATTCCACGGCAGCTACATGCAGGATGACCGCGATCTGCGCAGTGAGCGGGAACGCTCCAAGCTGGAACCGGCTTTCCAGTTCATGCTGCGGATAGTAGCGCCCGGCGGTGTGGCGTCTGCGGCACAGTGGCTTGTCATGGATGAGCTGGCCCATAAGTACGGCAATGGGACACTGCGCCTGACGACGCGGCAGGCTTTTCAGATGCATGGGGTGCTGAAGTGGAACCTCAAGAAGACGATCAGAACGGTCAACGACACTCTGATGACTACACTTGCGGCCTGCGGTGACGTGAATCGTAATGTGATGAGTGGTCCGAACCCGTATCAGTCGGAGGTTCATGCCGAGGTTCAAGAGTGGGCCAACAAAATTAGCGATCATCTTGCCCCGCGTACCCGCGCGTATCATGAGATCTGGCTGGACGGGGAAAAAGTCGTGGACAGTAAGGTGGTTGAGCCGATCTATGGTCCGGTCTATCTCCCCCGCAAATTCAAAATTGGCCTGGCGGTGCCTCCTTCCAATGATGTAGATGTATTCTCCCAGGATCTGGGCTTCATCGCCATTCTGGAGGACGGCAAGCTGGCCGGCTTCAATGTCTCGGTTGGCGGTGGCATGGGAATGACGCACGGCGATACGAATACGTATCCCCAATTGGGCCGGATCATCGGCTTCTGCCGTCCGGAGCAGATGATTGATCTGGCGGAGAAGACGGTTACGATCCAGCGGGATTACGGCAATCGTTCGGTCCGTAAGAATGCCCGCTTCAAGTACACGATCGACCGGCACGGGCTGGAGTGGTTCAAGGGAGAGCTGCACGAACGGCTGGGCTGGACGCTGGAGCCGGCGCGCGACTATCATTTCGATCATAATGGCGACCGGTACGGCTGGGTGAAGGGGATGGACGGCAAATGGAACCTGACGCTCTATATCCAGAGCGGACGGATTCAGGATCAGGAGGGCTACCCGCTGATGACCGGCTTGCGCGAGATCGCCAAGATTCACAGCGGAGACTTTCGGCTGACCCCAAACCAAAATCTGATTATCGGCGGTGTGACCCAGGCGAAGAAGCGCAAGATTACGGAGCTTGCCAAGCAATACGGTCTGACGGACGGTGCCCATCATTCTGCACTGCGCAGAAGTGCGTTGTCCTGTGTAGCCCTGCCGACCTGCGGGCTGGCTATGGCGGAGGCGGAGCGATATTTGCCGCACCTGCTCGATAAGCTGGAGGTTATCATAGATGAAGCCGGGCTGCGCAATGAAGAGATTATCATCCGTATGACCGGCTGCCCTAACGGCTGTGCCAGACCGGCGCTCGGCGAGATTGCTTTTATCGGAAAAGGTCCGGGCAGATATAATATGTACCTGGGCGCTGGCTTTACGGGAGACCGGCTGAACAAGCTGTACAAGGAGAACATTGACGAGCGGGAGATACTGGACACCCTCGGGCCGATTATTCATGGTTATGCCAGAGAGCGCATTGCCGGTGAGCACTTCGGCGATTATGTGATCCGCAGCGGGTATGTCAAGGCGGTTACTTCGGGGCTCAATTTCCACGACTAA
- a CDS encoding assimilatory sulfite reductase (NADPH) flavoprotein subunit, which produces MQLQVTNSPFNENQAELLNQLLPTLTPSQQVWLSGYLSALSLQGNQGSGVQAVSPAAPAVVAEPATAASQQASREVTVLFGSQTGNCQRLAVSLSRKLEEQGFKVTVSAMNSFKPNGLKKTENLLLLVSTHGEGEPPDNARAFHEFLYSKRAPQLPGLRFSVLALGDTSYEFFCQTGKDFDQKLEELGAQRLSPRVDCDLDYDEPVAEWFGQVISALNGAQNAAGIADAAVQAAESAESLESAYSRNHPFHAEVLENLNLNGRGSDRETRHLELSLAGSNITFEPGDSLGVYPENHPQLVEDIIAAMGLDANERVPLNKKGEEGTLQEALLRHYEITVLTKPLLEQAAGLTSAPALKELLAPERQQELKEYIQGRDLLDLIQDYGPWEAPASLFVTILRKLPARLYSIASSYNANPDEVHFTVRAVRYESHGRERYGVCSVHCAERVQPGATLPVYIQNNPNFKLPADSSVPVIMIGPGTGVAPFRSFLEEREEQGAEGPTWLFYGDRHFVTDFLYQTDWQRMLKDGVLSRLDVAFSRDTEEKVYVQHRILEQSKEVYRWLQEGAHVYVCGDEKHMAHDVHSALLTVIQEEGGLSPEAAADYLETLQQEQRYQRDVY; this is translated from the coding sequence TTGCAACTACAAGTTACAAACAGTCCTTTTAATGAGAACCAGGCAGAGCTGCTGAATCAGCTTCTGCCCACGCTGACACCTTCACAGCAGGTATGGTTAAGCGGGTACTTATCTGCCCTGTCGCTGCAGGGTAACCAGGGATCAGGCGTTCAGGCCGTATCCCCCGCTGCTCCAGCAGTAGTAGCAGAGCCGGCAACAGCCGCTTCGCAGCAAGCATCGCGTGAAGTGACCGTATTGTTCGGCTCCCAGACCGGCAACTGCCAGAGGCTGGCGGTGAGCCTCTCCCGCAAGCTGGAGGAGCAGGGCTTCAAGGTCACGGTGTCCGCGATGAACAGCTTCAAGCCGAATGGACTGAAGAAGACAGAGAACCTGCTGCTGCTGGTCAGCACCCATGGCGAAGGGGAACCGCCGGATAATGCCCGTGCCTTCCATGAATTCCTCTACAGCAAAAGAGCGCCGCAGCTTCCAGGCTTGCGCTTCTCGGTACTCGCGCTGGGCGATACCTCCTATGAATTCTTCTGCCAGACCGGCAAAGACTTCGATCAGAAGCTGGAAGAGCTGGGCGCACAGCGTCTCAGCCCGCGTGTAGATTGCGACCTCGATTATGATGAGCCGGTGGCTGAGTGGTTCGGCCAGGTCATCAGCGCGCTTAACGGTGCGCAGAATGCTGCAGGAATTGCGGATGCAGCGGTTCAGGCTGCGGAGAGCGCAGAGTCGCTGGAATCCGCCTATTCACGAAATCATCCTTTCCATGCCGAAGTACTGGAGAATCTGAATCTGAATGGCCGCGGCTCAGACCGCGAGACCCGCCATCTGGAGCTGTCGCTTGCCGGATCGAATATTACCTTTGAGCCGGGGGATTCTCTTGGTGTCTATCCCGAGAATCACCCGCAGCTTGTGGAAGATATCATTGCCGCTATGGGCTTGGATGCGAATGAACGTGTTCCGCTGAACAAGAAGGGGGAAGAAGGCACGCTGCAGGAGGCGCTGCTGCGGCATTACGAAATTACGGTGCTGACCAAGCCCCTCCTGGAACAGGCTGCCGGGCTTACCTCCGCACCTGCCCTTAAGGAACTGCTGGCCCCTGAGCGGCAGCAGGAGCTGAAGGAGTATATCCAGGGCCGGGATCTGCTGGATCTTATTCAAGACTACGGACCCTGGGAGGCTCCGGCCAGTCTCTTCGTGACCATCCTGCGCAAGCTTCCGGCCCGGCTCTATTCCATTGCCAGCAGCTACAATGCCAACCCGGATGAAGTACACTTCACGGTGCGGGCTGTGCGTTATGAGTCACATGGCCGTGAGCGTTACGGCGTCTGTTCGGTACACTGTGCTGAGCGTGTACAGCCGGGTGCCACCTTGCCGGTATATATCCAGAACAATCCAAACTTCAAGCTGCCTGCTGATTCCAGTGTACCGGTCATTATGATCGGTCCGGGTACAGGCGTTGCCCCGTTCCGTTCCTTCCTGGAGGAGCGTGAAGAGCAGGGTGCAGAGGGGCCAACCTGGCTGTTCTATGGCGACCGTCATTTCGTTACAGACTTCCTCTATCAGACGGACTGGCAGCGGATGCTGAAGGACGGTGTCCTCAGCAGGCTGGATGTGGCCTTCTCCCGCGACACAGAAGAGAAGGTATACGTACAGCACCGTATTCTGGAGCAGAGTAAGGAAGTGTACCGCTGGCTGCAGGAAGGGGCACATGTCTATGTGTGTGGCGATGAGAAGCATATGGCTCATGATGTGCATTCCGCACTGCTTACAGTGATCCAGGAGGAAGGCGGACTAAGCCCGGAAGCGGCTGCCGACTATCTGGAGACGCTTCAGCAGGAGCAACGTTACCAGCGGGATGTCTATTAA
- the lspA gene encoding signal peptidase II yields the protein MLFYLIAVLVLMLDQATKWIVRTHMELGEMLPSWTPHLRFIYYENSGAAFSSFQGFGKYFAIVAVIFVAAIFYYRRQGKIRGPLLEAASGFLVGGAIGNAIDRAVYHQVTDFLAFGNRGGIMNLADLAINAGGLLILIYLFVDHFRHRATRRLL from the coding sequence ATGCTTTTTTATCTGATAGCTGTCCTCGTCCTGATGCTAGATCAGGCGACCAAGTGGATAGTGCGTACCCATATGGAGCTTGGGGAGATGCTTCCTTCCTGGACGCCGCATTTGCGGTTTATATACTATGAGAACAGCGGCGCGGCCTTCAGTTCATTCCAGGGGTTCGGGAAGTATTTTGCGATTGTGGCTGTGATTTTTGTAGCAGCAATCTTCTATTACCGGCGTCAGGGCAAAATCCGCGGCCCCCTGCTCGAAGCAGCCAGCGGCTTCCTGGTCGGCGGGGCAATCGGCAATGCCATCGACCGGGCAGTTTACCACCAGGTGACAGATTTCCTGGCCTTCGGGAATCGTGGCGGGATTATGAATCTGGCCGATCTGGCGATCAATGCCGGGGGCCTTCTCATTCTAATCTACCTGTTTGTGGACCATTTCCGGCACAGAGCCACCCGCAGACTATTATAA
- a CDS encoding aldo/keto reductase yields the protein MKYSYLGKSGLKVSQLCLGTMNFGPETEEKEAFRIMDAALDAGINFFDTANVYGGQDRRGWTEEIIGRWFQQGGGRREKVVLATKVYNDMFDEQDGPNSGSGLSAYKIRRHFEGSLRRLQTDHIELYQMHHIDRNVSWDELWGAFEILVSQGKADYIGSSNFAGWHIAAAQAKAKERHFLGLVSEQHLYNLLERTPELEVLPASQELGLGVIPWSPLAGGLLGRNALAKTGVRSARSAKLEQHRSQLEQFSALCKELGEHEDQVALAWVLANPAVTAPIIGPRTMEQFEDSLRVTEITLDEATLKKLDEIFPGPGKPAPEAYAW from the coding sequence ATGAAGTACAGTTATTTGGGTAAATCGGGGTTAAAGGTCAGCCAGTTGTGTCTGGGGACGATGAATTTCGGACCGGAGACGGAGGAGAAGGAAGCCTTCAGAATTATGGATGCGGCCCTGGATGCGGGAATTAATTTCTTCGATACGGCGAATGTGTACGGCGGCCAGGACCGGCGGGGCTGGACAGAGGAAATTATCGGCCGCTGGTTTCAGCAGGGCGGCGGACGGCGTGAGAAGGTAGTGCTGGCCACCAAGGTCTACAATGACATGTTTGACGAGCAGGACGGTCCCAATTCCGGCTCAGGCTTGTCTGCCTACAAGATCAGACGGCATTTCGAAGGCTCGCTGCGGCGCCTGCAGACCGATCATATTGAACTATATCAGATGCATCATATCGACCGGAACGTATCGTGGGACGAGCTGTGGGGCGCCTTCGAGATCCTGGTGTCCCAGGGCAAAGCCGACTATATCGGCTCCAGCAACTTCGCAGGCTGGCATATTGCTGCTGCCCAGGCGAAGGCGAAAGAGCGCCATTTCCTAGGTCTTGTCTCCGAGCAGCATCTCTACAACCTGCTGGAACGGACGCCGGAGCTTGAAGTGCTGCCAGCCTCACAGGAGCTGGGCCTGGGTGTCATTCCGTGGAGTCCGCTGGCCGGAGGCCTGCTGGGACGCAATGCGCTCGCCAAGACCGGGGTGCGCAGCGCCCGTTCGGCCAAGCTGGAGCAGCACCGCAGCCAGCTGGAGCAGTTCTCCGCGCTCTGCAAGGAGCTGGGCGAGCATGAAGATCAGGTCGCTCTGGCCTGGGTACTGGCGAATCCGGCTGTGACCGCACCGATTATCGGGCCGCGTACGATGGAGCAGTTCGAGGACTCCCTGCGGGTGACCGAGATTACGCTGGATGAGGCCACGCTGAAGAAGCTGGACGAGATCTTCCCGGGACCGGGCAAGCCGGCACCGGAAGCGTACGCCTGGTAA
- a CDS encoding ATP-binding protein, translating to MRNLKVADRSIKTKYYRILLLLFVAIMAGGIGLVFYINVQQEQLDQKREVLQHKTATINELAVTLSEVFFRARGYVATQSENELALLNAALKGLDGILEQYASLKLSPEEVRYRDDLKVFYEQYKSQTLPEVMLLVKNNDYEGIRNLSQSGSTRAVNEFLGYTKQFKANSDALLNELNSRSIRQADTFTFVAFLLSTLLLLFFTLLIWQMLKIIIDPIVKLEEATNSLAAGDAVLLGKLHKQDEIGRLYDAFLNMAHSIQDKEEELMMQNEELHAQQDELQDQQYRLERSLSEIESMMKALNQTSAVGILSNKGVFTYANDNLSVYTGYKSSEVIGYTYRLFELHNISESQVEQMIRKLSTGGVWSGETELKAKEGSPLWLQLTIMPYLNDEGQIYQYILIANNVTSMKNVQQELAETLKSTEQTSMMLELNNQLNHEITYTLDKQEFADKFNKFMNRLYSFDSSLFLLVKDKIAVVKGVPPENVERYIGEGSKEILYRLSVEKSYMVKRVGSVREQGISANEVYCYDYYTTVVNAEDEILAVFCGTRIGHPFTEEETSEIQGMMNRVALAIERLFMYEEIENGRKLNQDIVNNVNEGIQFVSTDGVIQHINKALSQLFSYEDWTEGMLIPKERWMEHFTLRVNESEELGRFYQKAMSEHTVDSSAMKYSIGKENMKHVDAYAIPVFRREVRVGTLFVHRDITREYELDLMKSELVSTVSHELRTPLSSVLGFTELLLSKTMKPEKQLKYLETIHKEAKRLTELINDFLDLQRMESGTQLYNVEKVNLSETVLSVIDQYKLSGTHHILLEDEALNPEVEVDKDKIIQVLTNLLSNAIKFSPGAGEVKVMLHNEPGSIMVRIQDHGLGIPKNQIGQLFQKFRRVDNSASKRIGGTGLGLAICKEIIEKQKGTIGIESVEGEGSTVWFRLPLMQAETGHPEEEHSLRWSAGKEQKPDVMIVEDDYSLSLLLSEELKGKGFRVTHHYHPQKAFDQAVKTPFVAIIVDLMLGDELDGWDLIRMLKNDPRTEKVPIVISSALDKDDKSMMDNVQKYLTKPYPPGELSGTLQEIVDIQLKTGEVLFPDNGEAGHGAALGES from the coding sequence GTGAGAAACCTTAAGGTTGCCGACCGGAGCATCAAAACGAAATATTACCGGATTCTTCTGCTGCTGTTCGTTGCCATTATGGCCGGAGGAATCGGGCTTGTCTTCTATATCAATGTCCAGCAGGAACAGCTGGATCAGAAACGTGAAGTGCTGCAACATAAGACGGCGACGATCAACGAGCTGGCGGTGACGCTCAGCGAGGTCTTTTTCCGGGCGAGAGGTTATGTGGCTACTCAGAGTGAGAATGAGCTTGCGCTGCTGAACGCTGCGCTTAAGGGGCTTGACGGCATTCTGGAGCAGTACGCCTCCCTGAAGCTGTCGCCAGAAGAAGTCCGGTACAGAGATGACCTCAAGGTGTTCTATGAACAGTACAAGAGCCAGACCCTGCCCGAAGTGATGCTCTTAGTGAAGAATAATGATTACGAGGGAATCCGGAACTTGTCCCAGAGCGGCAGTACCCGGGCTGTGAATGAATTCCTGGGCTACACGAAGCAATTCAAAGCCAATTCGGATGCGCTGCTGAATGAGCTGAATTCCCGCTCCATCAGGCAGGCGGATACGTTCACTTTTGTTGCTTTTCTGCTTAGCACCTTGCTGCTGCTGTTCTTCACGCTGCTGATCTGGCAGATGCTCAAAATTATCATCGATCCGATTGTGAAGCTGGAGGAAGCAACGAATTCACTGGCGGCCGGTGATGCGGTTCTGCTCGGTAAGCTGCATAAGCAGGATGAGATCGGGCGGCTCTATGACGCCTTTCTGAATATGGCCCATAGCATCCAGGACAAAGAGGAAGAGCTCATGATGCAGAATGAAGAGCTGCACGCCCAGCAGGACGAGCTGCAGGATCAGCAGTACAGACTGGAGCGGTCACTCAGTGAAATCGAGAGCATGATGAAGGCGCTGAATCAGACCTCTGCCGTCGGCATTCTGTCGAACAAAGGCGTGTTCACTTACGCGAACGATAATCTGAGCGTCTACACAGGGTACAAGAGCTCCGAGGTAATCGGATACACCTACCGGTTGTTTGAGCTGCATAATATTTCGGAATCACAGGTGGAGCAGATGATCCGCAAGCTGTCGACAGGCGGAGTGTGGAGCGGGGAGACGGAACTGAAGGCCAAGGAAGGTTCGCCGCTCTGGCTGCAGCTGACAATCATGCCTTATCTGAACGATGAAGGCCAGATCTACCAGTATATCCTGATTGCTAATAACGTCACCTCGATGAAGAATGTGCAGCAGGAGCTGGCGGAGACGCTGAAAAGTACGGAGCAGACGTCCATGATGCTGGAGCTTAACAATCAGCTGAACCATGAGATCACCTATACGCTGGACAAGCAGGAGTTCGCCGACAAGTTCAACAAATTCATGAACCGTCTGTACTCGTTCGACTCCAGTCTTTTCCTGCTGGTCAAGGATAAGATAGCGGTGGTCAAAGGGGTTCCGCCGGAGAATGTGGAGCGGTACATCGGTGAGGGCAGCAAGGAGATTCTGTACCGCCTGAGCGTGGAAAAGTCGTATATGGTGAAGCGGGTGGGCTCGGTCAGAGAGCAGGGGATCTCCGCCAATGAGGTGTATTGTTACGACTACTATACGACTGTGGTGAATGCTGAGGATGAGATTCTGGCGGTCTTCTGCGGAACCCGTATCGGGCACCCGTTCACGGAGGAAGAGACCAGCGAAATCCAGGGGATGATGAACCGGGTCGCCCTGGCCATTGAACGCCTGTTCATGTACGAGGAGATTGAGAATGGCCGCAAGCTGAATCAGGATATTGTGAACAATGTCAATGAGGGTATCCAGTTTGTCAGCACGGACGGTGTCATTCAGCATATCAACAAGGCCCTGAGCCAATTGTTCAGCTACGAGGACTGGACGGAAGGCATGCTGATTCCCAAGGAGCGCTGGATGGAGCACTTTACCCTACGGGTGAATGAATCGGAAGAGCTGGGGCGCTTCTACCAGAAGGCGATGTCTGAGCATACTGTTGACTCCAGTGCGATGAAGTATTCTATCGGCAAGGAAAATATGAAGCATGTGGATGCCTATGCCATACCGGTCTTCCGCCGGGAGGTCCGGGTGGGGACGCTGTTCGTCCACCGGGACATTACCCGCGAGTATGAGCTGGATCTGATGAAGTCGGAGCTGGTCAGCACTGTCAGCCATGAGCTGCGGACGCCACTGTCGAGTGTACTGGGCTTCACGGAGCTGCTGCTGTCCAAAACCATGAAGCCGGAGAAGCAGCTGAAATATCTGGAGACGATTCATAAGGAAGCCAAGCGTCTGACGGAGCTGATTAACGACTTCCTGGACCTGCAGCGGATGGAGTCCGGCACACAGCTGTATAATGTGGAGAAGGTCAACCTTAGCGAGACGGTCCTGAGTGTCATCGATCAGTACAAGCTGAGCGGTACCCACCATATTCTGCTGGAGGACGAGGCGCTGAATCCCGAGGTTGAGGTAGACAAGGATAAAATTATCCAGGTGCTGACCAACCTGCTAAGCAATGCGATCAAGTTCTCGCCGGGCGCAGGTGAAGTGAAGGTCATGCTTCATAACGAACCGGGATCGATTATGGTACGGATTCAGGACCACGGACTCGGGATTCCGAAGAATCAGATCGGGCAACTGTTCCAGAAATTCCGCCGAGTGGACAATAGTGCATCCAAGCGGATTGGCGGTACGGGATTGGGCTTGGCCATCTGCAAGGAGATTATAGAGAAGCAGAAGGGAACGATCGGGATTGAATCCGTGGAGGGCGAAGGCTCGACGGTCTGGTTCCGTCTTCCGCTGATGCAGGCGGAGACCGGCCACCCGGAGGAGGAACATTCGTTAAGATGGAGCGCCGGCAAGGAGCAGAAGCCGGATGTGATGATTGTGGAGGATGATTACAGCCTGTCCCTGCTGCTCTCGGAGGAGCTGAAGGGCAAGGGCTTCCGGGTCACCCATCACTATCATCCGCAAAAAGCTTTTGACCAGGCTGTTAAAACGCCCTTCGTAGCGATCATTGTCGATCTGATGCTGGGCGATGAGCTGGACGGCTGGGATCTGATCCGCATGCTCAAGAACGATCCCCGGACCGAGAAGGTGCCGATTGTCATCTCCTCGGCGCTGGATAAGGACGATAAGAGCATGATGGATAATGTACAGAAATATCTGACCAAGCCCTATCCGCCAGGCGAATTGTCGGGTACGCTTCAGGAGATTGTGGACATTCAGCTGAAGACGGGCGAGGTGCTGTTCCCTGATAACGGTGAGGCCGGTCATGGAGCGGCGCTTGGTGAGAGTTAG
- a CDS encoding response regulator transcription factor yields MQKVLIVDDEEVLRMLIEDTLEDLENVETHTAENGGEALARLAAEPYDLVILDYMMPVMTGIEVLCELEGELKSRTPIMMLTAKAQEMDRNRAREAGARYFMPKPFSPMELLQLVEDILSEKP; encoded by the coding sequence GTGCAAAAGGTACTGATTGTAGATGATGAAGAGGTTCTGCGCATGCTGATTGAGGATACGCTGGAGGATCTCGAGAATGTGGAGACCCATACCGCCGAGAATGGGGGCGAGGCGCTCGCCAGGCTGGCGGCAGAGCCTTACGACTTGGTGATTCTGGATTACATGATGCCCGTCATGACCGGGATTGAAGTGCTGTGCGAGCTGGAGGGGGAGCTGAAGAGCCGGACGCCGATAATGATGCTGACCGCCAAGGCACAGGAGATGGACCGTAACCGGGCCAGGGAGGCGGGAGCCCGTTATTTCATGCCTAAGCCGTTCAGCCCGATGGAGCTGCTGCAGCTCGTGGAGGACATTCTGAGTGAGAAACCTTAA
- a CDS encoding GGDEF domain-containing response regulator: protein MTTRKYKELVEERTRETLQKWSEQSAVEEKDIYRFLHNLKGTSGTVGLDTVEAFSGNALLYFSDDQHRSWTEAEWGDYIYPVLELFEERESLGAVPPLTPGIALSHGNVHQQYEILIVDDDVELVAFLRESLERESYYVSIALSAGRGLKLFYENKPDLILLDILLPDRSGIDVLKQIIGKAKKERIPIIMISGEHSIEVQKYAYSLGVMDYIQKPVDIDLFLVLIKNRFELKKEWQESIIVDELTGAFNRKYFNQTMKQLISDFRRTGRTFSLALLDLDLFKQVNDTYGHLMGDEVLQSFSEVVKQSIRTEDTFCRYGGEEFALFMPNTPAEQALLVMERIQEVFAAREFQAKRESFHVTFSCGVTEVNGEMQDADILVEEADLALYASKHNGRNQSTLYSQDLLLGQRETLLNVIIVDDDPLIRRMVTTHFAAWQPGTNARVKVASYADGALLLKSDWYAPEEKYVILLDGVMPGLDGLEVLEKIRSGYPEVNILVIMLTGRNNQRDIIHALQMGADDYVIKPFHLPELLTRIERLAHRFLF, encoded by the coding sequence ATGACAACGAGAAAATATAAAGAGCTGGTTGAAGAGCGCACGAGAGAAACTCTGCAGAAATGGTCGGAACAGTCAGCAGTCGAGGAGAAGGATATTTATCGTTTCCTGCATAATTTGAAGGGCACCTCGGGCACTGTGGGTCTCGATACCGTAGAGGCTTTCTCGGGCAATGCGCTGCTCTATTTCTCGGATGATCAACATAGAAGCTGGACGGAAGCAGAATGGGGCGATTATATCTATCCGGTGCTGGAGCTGTTCGAGGAGCGGGAATCATTGGGCGCGGTGCCGCCGTTGACTCCCGGGATTGCATTATCCCACGGCAATGTCCACCAGCAGTATGAGATTCTGATCGTGGACGATGATGTGGAGCTGGTTGCTTTTTTGCGGGAATCGCTGGAGCGGGAGTCCTATTATGTCAGCATTGCGTTGTCGGCAGGACGCGGACTGAAGCTTTTTTATGAGAACAAGCCGGATTTGATTCTCCTTGATATTCTGCTGCCGGACCGCAGCGGGATTGATGTGCTGAAGCAGATTATCGGCAAGGCTAAGAAAGAACGGATTCCGATCATTATGATCAGCGGCGAGCATTCGATAGAGGTTCAGAAGTATGCCTATTCGCTGGGTGTTATGGATTACATACAAAAGCCGGTGGATATCGATTTGTTCCTCGTCCTGATCAAGAACCGCTTCGAGCTGAAAAAGGAGTGGCAGGAATCGATCATTGTCGACGAGCTGACCGGGGCGTTCAACCGCAAGTACTTCAACCAGACGATGAAGCAGCTGATCTCCGATTTCAGACGGACAGGCCGGACCTTCTCCCTTGCTCTGCTGGACCTGGATCTGTTCAAGCAGGTTAACGACACTTACGGGCATCTGATGGGGGACGAGGTGCTGCAGAGCTTCTCGGAGGTGGTGAAGCAGTCCATCCGTACGGAGGATACCTTCTGCCGCTACGGCGGCGAGGAGTTTGCCTTGTTCATGCCCAATACCCCCGCGGAGCAGGCGCTGCTTGTGATGGAACGGATTCAGGAGGTCTTCGCCGCCCGGGAGTTCCAGGCCAAACGTGAGAGCTTCCATGTGACCTTCTCCTGCGGAGTGACCGAGGTTAACGGAGAGATGCAGGATGCCGATATATTGGTAGAGGAAGCGGATCTGGCGCTCTATGCCAGCAAGCATAACGGCAGGAACCAGAGCACCCTGTACAGCCAGGATCTGCTGCTGGGCCAGCGCGAGACGCTGCTGAATGTCATTATTGTGGATGATGATCCGTTGATCCGCAGAATGGTGACGACCCACTTCGCTGCCTGGCAGCCCGGGACTAACGCCAGAGTGAAGGTTGCGAGTTACGCGGATGGCGCGCTTTTATTGAAATCGGACTGGTATGCTCCTGAAGAGAAGTATGTGATTCTGCTGGACGGCGTCATGCCGGGGCTTGACGGGCTTGAGGTACTGGAGAAGATCCGCAGCGGCTATCCTGAGGTGAACATTCTCGTGATCATGCTGACCGGCCGCAATAACCAGCGGGATATTATCCATGCGCTGCAGATGGGGGCGGACGATTATGTCATTAAGCCGTTCCATCTGCCGGAGCTGCTGACCCGGATTGAGCGTCTGGCCCACCGGTTTCTGTTCTAA
- a CDS encoding ACT domain-containing protein has product MKGIITVLGKDKVGIIAKVCTYLAEHNLNILDISQTIVQDYFNMMMIVDISAPSKSFEEIVEELQQVGEDIGVEIKLQHEDIFNIMHRI; this is encoded by the coding sequence TTGAAGGGGATTATTACGGTACTCGGAAAAGACAAGGTAGGCATTATCGCCAAAGTGTGTACATACCTCGCAGAGCACAATCTGAACATTCTGGACATCTCCCAGACGATTGTGCAGGATTATTTCAACATGATGATGATCGTGGACATCTCTGCCCCCAGCAAGTCCTTCGAGGAGATTGTGGAGGAGCTTCAGCAGGTAGGGGAAGACATCGGTGTGGAAATCAAGCTGCAGCATGAGGATATCTTCAATATTATGCACCGGATTTAA